From a region of the Cyclopterus lumpus isolate fCycLum1 chromosome 5, fCycLum1.pri, whole genome shotgun sequence genome:
- the LOC117731295 gene encoding RING finger protein 223-like codes for MLVNEELECVVCFSEYSRSKRVPRVLHCSHTFCAPCLERLSYLDGVIRSVTCPLCRWITCTRASLTLPGALWVNTDIWDQITKEQQGRKPDVEDLYQKNQLLRSTLPDSRHSAFMSLLEKMFSCVLLQK; via the exons ATGCTGGTGAACGAGGAGCTGGAGTGCGTGGTGTGCTTCTCTGAGTACTCTCGCAGCAAGCGCGTCCCCAGGGTGCTCCACTGCAGCCACACCTTCTGCGCGCCGTGCCTGGAGCGGCTGTCCTACCTGGACGGGGTCATCCGCAGCGTGACCTGCCCGCTGTGCCGCTGGATCACCTGCACCCGGGCCAGCCTCACGCTGCCCGGCGCCCTGTGGGTGAACACGGACATCTGGGACCAGATCACGAAGGAGCAGCAGGGGAGGAAGCCGGATGTGGAGGACCTTTACCAGAAGAACCAACTCCTCAGGTCAACACT aCCGGATTCAAGACACTCGGCTTTCATGTCCTTACTTGAAAAGATGTTCAGCTGTGTGCTGCTGCAGAAATGA
- the ube2j2 gene encoding ubiquitin-conjugating enzyme E2 J2, whose product MNNNGNKRAPTTATQRLKQDYLRIKKDPVPYICAEPLPSNILEWHYVVRGPEKTPYEGGYYHGKLIFPREFPFKPPSIYMITPNGRFKCNTRLCLSITDFHPDTWNPAWSVSTILTGLLSFMVEKGPTLGSIETSDYTKRQLSAQSLAFNLKDKVFCELFPDVVDEMKQKQKAQEELSARSQPLPLPDVVPDGDPQHAHYGLPALNGGPAPLGGVNPAPGLQQANRNHGLLGGALANLFVIVGFAAFAYTVKYVLRSIAQE is encoded by the exons ATGAACAACAACGGGAACAAGAGAGCTCCAACTACAGCCACGCAGCGCCTGAAGCAGGACTACCTCCGGATAAAGAAAGACCCGGTGCCTTACATCTGTGCAGAGCCGCTCCCTTCCAACATCCTCGAGTG GCACTATGTCGTCCGAGGTCCTGAGAAAACTCCATATGAAG GGGGATATTATCACGGGAAACTCATATTTCCTCGTGAATTTCCTTTTAAACCACCAAGCATCTATATGATAACACCAAACGGGAGATTTAAGTGCAATACAAG GTTATGTTTGTCCATCACAGACTTCCACCCAGACACGTGGAACCCGGCGTGGTCCGTCTCCACCATCCTCACAGGTCTGCTGAGCTTCATGGTGGAGAAAGGCCCCACCCTCGGCAGCATCGAGACCTCCGACTATACA AAGAGACAGCTGTCAGCCCAAAGCCTGGCCTTCAACCTGAAGGATAAAGTGTTCTGTGAGCTGTTTCCTGACGTAGTCGAC gAGATGAAGCAGAAACAGAAGGCCCAGGAGGAGTTGAGCGCCCGCTCTCAGCCCCTCCCCTTACCCGATGTGGTTCCTGATGGGGACCCTCAGCACGCCCACTACGGGCTCCCCGCCCTTAAcggaggccccgcccccttgggGGGCGTTAACCCCGCCCCCGGCTTGCAGCAGGCCAATCGCAACCACGGACTTTTAGGGGGGGCTCTCGCCAACCTGTTTGTGATTGTGGGCTTCGCAGCATTCGCCTACACAGTCAAGTATGTGCTGAGGAGCATAGCCCAGGAGTGA